The Paenibacillus yonginensis genome segment ACGACACTGTGCTCTTGCAGGTTATGACCGATACCCGGAATGTAAGCTGTCACCTCTACGCGGTTCGTCAAACGAACACGGGCATATTTACGAAGTGCAGAGTTCGGTTTCTTAGGAGTCATTGTACCTACACGTGTGCAGACACCACGTTTTTGTGGAGCGCTCAGTTCAGTAGCCTCACGTTTCAAAGCGTTAAAACCACGTTGCAAAGCAGGTGATTTGGACTTTTCAACTTTAGCTTGGCGTCCTTTACGGACTAGTTGGTTAATAGTTGGCATGTTGTTGCCACCCCCTTCCTCGAATTTTAAAAGCTCTTTACAAACCAGAATTTTAAGCCCACAGAGCCAGGCGGTTCATAAAAGAACAAAGGAAAAGTTTTTACCTCCAGGCTTCCCCTTCAGCAAAAACGTTTCAAGCCATTATGGTCTTACAATCGCAGCCATTGCTGCACCAACCTCGATGCCGCATGCCTTGCCCAGATTCTTCATCGTATCGACATAAGTAATCTTCACGGATGATTCTTCGCAAAGCGCTACAATCTTTGAAGTAATTCGCGGATCTGCATCCTGCGCTACATATACTTCATCAGCTAGTCCCATTTGAACCATTCTCATGGTTTGTTTGGTGCCGATTCTTACATGAGCATCCTGTAGCCCGTTGTCATTCGACATGGTCAACCCTCCGAAGAAAGACAGGAATTCTCGTACTCACGCACTTTGATATATTATCACTACGGTCAATGGATGTCAAGAATGGTTTCTAATCTTTTTGTAAAAAAAGACCGGCGCAGGCCGAGAGAGAAAACCGGAAACCCGATTTTCTCCCGCGTCCGCGCCAGTACCCTTCCACTGAAGCTTTTCTCTATGCCGGTATTATTCTACCGATACAGTCTCCAGGCCTTCAGCTGTTTCTTCATCCACCGGTCCGTCAAATTCCACATTCCGGTAACGGTTCATACCGGTACCTGCTGGAATCAGCTTACCGATGATCACATTTTCCTTAAGACCCAGCAATTTATCCACTTTACCTTTGATTGCTGCATCAGTCAGGACACGTGTCGTCTCCTGGAAGGATGCTGCAGACAAGAAGGAGTCCGTTTCGAGCGACGCTTTGGTGATACCGAGCAATACCGGCTTCGCAACAGCCGGCTCTTTGCCGGACAGGATCGCTTCTTTGTTCGCTACTTCATATTCATACAGGTCGACGAAAGATCCTGGCAGCAATTGGGTATCACCGGCATCTACGATGCGGATCTTACGCAGCATCTGCTTGATCATAACTTCGACGTGTTTGTCGTTGATTTCTACACCCTGGTTCCGGTATACGCGTTGAACTTCCTGAAGGATGTAGTTCTGTACGCCGCGGATGCCTTTGATGCGCAGAATTTCTTTAGGGTCGATGGAACCGTCGGTGAGCTCGTCGCCCGCTTCGATTTCCATGCCTTCGCTTACGCGCAGGCGGGAACCATAGGTTACGGAGTAAACTTTTGTTTCCGCTTCGCCTTGTACCTCGATTTCACGGCGATCTTTAGCTTCACGGATTTCTTTGATTACGCCGTCGATTTCACTGATGGTTGCTTGACCTTTCGGATTCCGGGCTTCGAAAAGCTCCTGGATACGCGGAAGACCTTGCGTGATGTCGTCGCCCGCAACACCGCCGGTGTGGAACGTACGCATGGTAAGCTGGGTTCCCGGTTCACCGATGGATTGAGCAGCGATGATACCAACCGCTTCACCGATTTCAACGTGTTTGCCTGTCGCCAGGTTGCGTCCGTAACATTTCTTACATACGCCATGACGAGCGCGGCAGCTGAGCACGGAGCGGATCTGCAGCTTCTCGATGCCTGCATTAACAATCGCATTCGCTTTATCCGTATCGATGAGCTCATCACGATGAATGATGATTTCACCGGTTTCCGGATGACGGATGGTTTCGAAGCAATAGCGGCCTTCGATACGGTCGAAGAGATCTTCGATGATTTCTTTACCGTCCTGGATCCGTGTTACCACGATACCTTTATCGGTTCCGCAATCCTCTTCACGGACGATAACGTCCTGCGCCACGTCTACCAGACGACGAGTCAGGTAACCGGAGTCCGCGGTACGAAGCGCGGTATCCGCCAGACCTTTACGCGCACCGTGCGTCGAGATAAAGTACTCGAGGACGGTCAGGCCTTCACGGAAGTTCGCTTTAATCGGCAGTTCGTAGATCCGGCCGGATGGTGTTGCCATCAGACCCCGCATGCCGCCCAACTGGGTAATCTGCGATTTGTTACCCCGCGCTTTGGAGTCGACCATGAGCATGATGGAGTTGAAGCGGTCCATCGATTTCATGAGGACGTCGGTCAGCTGGTCTTTCGCTTTGGACCAGATGTCGATAACGCGGTCATACCGTTCTTCGTCTGTAATCAGACCACGGCGGTACTGATTCGTAACCACCCGGACTTTTTCATCCGAATCGGACATGATTTGTTTCTTCTCTTCTGGAACCACAACGTCGGATACCGCGATGCTGACACCGGCGCGTGTGGAATAAGTGAAGCCAAGCTGTTTGATTTTATCGAGAATCACGGACGTTTCCGTCGTGTGATAAGTTTCGAAGCAGCGGGCAATGATCGAGCCCAGATATTCTTTACCCACGGCGCTGGCTACAGGA includes the following:
- the rpsL gene encoding 30S ribosomal protein S12, which produces MPTINQLVRKGRQAKVEKSKSPALQRGFNALKREATELSAPQKRGVCTRVGTMTPKKPNSALRKYARVRLTNRVEVTAYIPGIGHNLQEHSVVLIRGGRVKDLPGVRYHIVRGALDTAGVNNRMQARSKYGAKRPKAKKS
- a CDS encoding ribosomal L7Ae/L30e/S12e/Gadd45 family protein, translated to MSNDNGLQDAHVRIGTKQTMRMVQMGLADEVYVAQDADPRITSKIVALCEESSVKITYVDTMKNLGKACGIEVGAAMAAIVRP